The genomic segment ACCAAAGTGCGTCGACTCATCGCCAAGGCGTCTGCCATGGTTTCGACGCCAAATTGTTCATTCATCAGATTTTTTTCCATGACCACTTTGAGGTCGCGCAAAAAAATGTCTTCCATCGAGGCTGATTGAAACTTATCCGGGCGCAGCATTTCCGCGCGAAACCGTTCGCGGAGGCGCTCACGGTGCGCCAATTGACTGCGCACGACTGCAAGCAGCTCGTCGGGATGAAATGGCTTGCCAAGAAATGCTTCGGCGCCGGTTGCAATGCCTGCGATGCGGTTTTCAACTTCAGATTTGGCTGTGAGCAAAATGACTGGAATATGTTGTGTATCTCGCTCAAAACGAATCGTTTCCAGTAGTTCCAATCCGTTCATTTCCGGCATCATCCAATCGGTCACGACAAGATCCGGTAACTGTTCCTCAATGAGATCCCAGGCAATTTTTCCATTTTCTGCTGCCATTACGTTATATTCTTTGCGCAGCAGGCCGACAATATAGTTGCGCATGTCGGGATGGTCTTCGGCGACGACAATAAGAGGTTTTTCAATGTCAGAGGCGACATTGTAATCATCGAATGAAGTTGGAGTGAAGCTGGAAACCAATTTTTGAAAATGGGTTTCTGTTGTGTGCGTCTCGGTATTCGAAGCAACCATCAAGGGAATCTGCACGTGGAAAACTGCTCCTTCTTCGGAGTTGCTGACCAAATCAATCTTGCCATCGAGTACCTCCGTCAGGGACTTGCACAGGGCGAGTCCAAGGCCAGTTCCGGTTGCCGAGTCAGCGCTATGGTGAAACCGCGAAAACAAGTCCTGAATTTGTGCTTCGGGAATTCCGCTGCCGCTGTCTTGCACTTGAAGGGTTAAGCGGTCATCCACCTGCTCCATTTGCAAGCGTACACTACCACCCTGCGGTGTGAATTTGAAGGCATTTGAAAGAAGATTCAACAAAATGCGGCCCACCATGCGCGGGTCGGTACGGGCGTGGATGGCTTCAGAGATTGCAGTCTCAAAGCGGATCGCCTTCTGTTGCGCCAATGGCTCAAAGATCAAAGCGATTTCAGCCGCCATCAAACTGAGATGCACGTCCTTGTACTGAGGCGCAATCCGTTGGGCATCCACCTTGGCAAAGTCC from the Bacteroidota bacterium genome contains:
- a CDS encoding response regulator; the protein is MAIKVLVVDDEPDIAVIFRQKFRRRISSGELEFSFAENGRQALQNLEADPEISLVFTDIRMPSMDGLTFLRELKKLERKVLLPLVVSAYDDMGNIREAMRQGAWDFVTKPIDLDDLERVLNAATSEIEQKLEGIRAVEQWANAENARLIAIRTKEKQQEFFENITHELRTPLTLILAPLESALGLSTEQQVREYLSQAQKSGHILLDLVNQLLDFAKVDAQRIAPQYKDVHLSLMAAEIALIFEPLAQQKAIRFETAISEAIHARTDPRMVGRILLNLLSNAFKFTPQGGSVRLQMEQVDDRLTLQVQDSGSGIPEAQIQDLFSRFHHSADSATGTGLGLALCKSLTEVLDGKIDLVSNSEEGAVFHVQIPLMVASNTETHTTETHFQKLVSSFTPTSFDDYNVASDIEKPLIVVAEDHPDMRNYIVGLLRKEYNVMAAENGKIAWDLIEEQLPDLVVTDWMMPEMNGLELLETIRFERDTQHIPVILLTAKSEVENRIAGIATGAEAFLGKPFHPDELLAVVRSQLAHRERLRERFRAEMLRPDKFQSASMEDIFLRDLKVVMEKNLMNEQFGVETMADALAMSRRTLVRKITALTGEAPVKFIRGYRLERARQMLQDNVAPIWEIAVKTGFGSASYFTKCFKDHYGISPKEAAHPN